The genome window ATGTGGTGGAGTGAGGGATATTTGTAAAAAGTTTCACAAGCAGGATATAGaaaatttctttaatgttctcATGGGAGGGGAGTGGGCGATACAGAGAGGTGCAGGGCAAGCAGGTACCGCAGCAGGAGCTGAGGAGGGAAAAGCTTGGGGAGTTGAGAGGGGAGGTCTTAGTGGCAGGACTCTTATTCCGTTCACCTTTCCTCTATGCACTGTTCAAATAAGGCTGAGAGAAGCCAGAAGGGAGAGGGCGCTCGTCCATTCCAGCAGAGTCTGTGGCTTCAAGGTAGGACCCCCATGAAGGAAGGACACCAGATTCTGCTTTCCTGGCCGCTCACCTCTCACAACTTCTCATCCAGACATCTTGGAGTGTGAAGGCCACAGGGCACCACCAGGGGGCGCATCCAGGTTCAGTCTTTAATAAAAATGTAGCAATACCACAAAAAAGAGAAGCCATAGATCCAGATCATCAAACTGGCATTGAAGACCACATGCCAGCAGAAGAAAGTGGTGGCAAACGCTATGTCATTTCTGTCATCATCCATCCATTTATAGCCAGAGATTGGCTTGAACAACATGAAGCCTATCTGTACCAACCAAGAGCCTGTGATCATGTACAAAAAGGCCTTCATTGTCCATATCAGCATGGCATTGGGAGCCCAGAGCTCTGCAGTCACTACCACTGTTAGCAGGAACATGGCCTGGGTGAGCAGGATGTGAAACTGCAGTTCTACTCCTTCTGTGTCCTGCATGTGAGACACCATCAGGGGCAGAAACAGAAATATGCCCAGGGCTTGGGTGCCTTGCTCCAGAGCCACACACCTCTGGGGCATCAGGTTCTGGCTCACCATATCTGCACACCCCGTCAGGAAGAAGGTCAAATAGAGAGTGAGGTGCTGCCACTGTTTGCGGTACATAAAGTCTCTCTGGTGATACATCTTGCTGATAAGAACCAGCTGTCCATGAACGCTGTTCAACTCTTGGGCTACTAAAATGAAGGCACTTAGGATCTTCATCGGGCCAATGTAATATATCTGCCGTAGCTTTGCCCATCTTCCTTTGTCCCAAGGACGACATGGTGGATATTGGACACGGGAGTTGCAGATCAAGGCCCTAGAGACGAGCTGCGCCTGGTAAAGTCCATAGAGGAACAGAGACAGCCCTGGGTACAGATGACCCTCAAAGCCTCCCATGGAACTGAAGGCGGGTGAGCCCAGAGGCAGAAGCCAAATGTTCAGGGATGGCCTTTCTCTCGGGGCCCTGGAGTGTGGAGGGAGCTGGGTGAAGCTTATATTGCCCACCCAGCCCACCACATCCACACACAGAAGGGAAGTGGTTGTGGAGGAGGGCCTAACTGTTGGGGTGGGTGTCTTGGTTTCCGTCCTGGCCTTCTGCTGTGGTTCACTGATAGCCACCTAACCGTTGACAATGAA of Marmota flaviventris isolate mMarFla1 chromosome 12, mMarFla1.hap1, whole genome shotgun sequence contains these proteins:
- the LOC114092350 gene encoding transmembrane epididymal protein 1-like, which gives rise to MGGFEGHLYPGLSLFLYGLYQAQLVSRALICNSRVQYPPCRPWDKGRWAKLRQIYYIGPMKILSAFILVAQELNSVHGQLVLISKMYHQRDFMYRKQWQHLTLYLTFFLTGCADMVSQNLMPQRCVALEQGTQALGIFLFLPLMVSHMQDTEGVELQFHILLTQAMFLLTVVVTAELWAPNAMLIWTMKAFLYMITGSWLVQIGFMLFKPISGYKWMDDDRNDIAFATTFFCWHVVFNASLMIWIYGFSFLWYCYIFIKD